In Amycolatopsis coloradensis, one genomic interval encodes:
- a CDS encoding YbaB/EbfC family nucleoid-associated protein, with product MSNPEQLFADFEAKLADAQRKANQMRTEIESVSVSERSKDGQISVKVNHAGNLVGLEIGPSVRDDPALAQEILRVVQSAQSKLAGAMQAGVPSIAGTETMNELVNQLHNEYPEPEPTGYVEGGHQEADEDDRFVAEDEFDAPPPPPAPKPPAPPAPPAPPRAARRQQTDHEDDYFTGGDFLR from the coding sequence GTGTCGAACCCTGAGCAGCTCTTCGCTGATTTCGAGGCCAAACTGGCCGACGCCCAGCGAAAGGCGAATCAGATGCGCACCGAGATCGAAAGCGTCTCGGTGTCCGAACGCAGCAAGGACGGCCAGATCTCGGTCAAGGTCAACCACGCGGGGAACCTCGTCGGCCTGGAGATCGGTCCGTCCGTGCGGGACGACCCGGCGCTCGCGCAGGAGATCCTCCGCGTCGTCCAGAGCGCGCAGAGCAAACTCGCGGGCGCGATGCAGGCCGGCGTGCCGTCCATCGCGGGCACCGAAACGATGAACGAGCTGGTCAACCAGCTGCACAACGAGTACCCGGAACCCGAACCGACGGGCTACGTCGAGGGCGGTCACCAAGAGGCGGACGAGGACGACCGCTTCGTCGCCGAAGACGAGTTCGACGCTCCTCCGCCGCCTCCTGCTCCGAAGCCGCCCGCCCCTCCGGCCCCGCCCGCGCCACCGCGCGCCGCGCGCAGGCAGCAGACGGACCACGAGGACGACTACTTCACCGGCGGCGACTTCCTGCGCTGA